A section of the Tachysurus fulvidraco isolate hzauxx_2018 chromosome 7, HZAU_PFXX_2.0, whole genome shotgun sequence genome encodes:
- the LOC113640137 gene encoding matrix Gla protein: MRSLLRCVTLCAVLVITMCYDSEESNESYEDMFVNRYRANAFFNERNNRQWQRRYKPQAELQSEICENYFNCRMLARRHGSQAAYQRYFGGRQVNNVLRY, translated from the exons ATGCGATCGCTTCTGAGGTGTGTGACTCTGTGCGCCGTCCTCGTGATCACAATGTGCTACG ACTCTGAGGAGAGTAATGAGTCTTATGAAg acatGTTTGTGAACCGCTACAGAGCAAACGCTTTCTTTAATGAACGCAACAACCGCCAATGGCAAAGACg TTACAAGCCTCAGGCTGAACTGCAATCTGAGATTTGTGAGAATTACTTTAATTGTCGAATGTTGGCTCGTCGCCACGGCTCCCAGGCAGCCTATCAGAGGTACTTCGGTGGTCGCCAGGTTAACAACGTGCTGCGCTACTGA